Proteins found in one Paenibacillus borealis genomic segment:
- a CDS encoding lanthionine synthetase LanC family protein — protein sequence MKDHTHAIGKPFTSFKQVEATGLLDTIEKAHRYIEQYRVSDPDGFYWIDRPDAEIDLGFENGAAGLSYFYLELYKSTQISGYLRISQEGFRYIGRHWRKQLRIQNPNAKYIELNVNSGIGSIASALLTYYEETRDEGTLIALREIALYLAASVEWDNGDAGWTGLPYYALGDSGLALLMLKLAAVLDDKQLHALAVTSARTIVKSQRPNSRGGAAWDVKPFGYPYSFPNFVIGTSGIGYVMSVFYAYTQDQTFLASARSAADYLNAISVPLKDGALVPLMDDPQDRTFYLGACHGAGGTSKIFYQLYLLTGETRYKSTVENMSKGILSFGAPEIQSSGYWNNTCVCCGTAAILQFHLALFTAFGDRHYLDVAKRCAGVLLGEAEDVGHDKIAWPLAETRLEPEKLTVNKGYMHGAAGIASTLLQLYQALNGAFHWNRLMDDPYPKHFEPNPNVR from the coding sequence ATGAAAGACCATACTCATGCCATTGGAAAACCCTTTACCTCCTTCAAACAAGTGGAAGCGACCGGTCTTCTCGATACGATTGAAAAGGCGCATCGCTATATTGAACAATATCGCGTATCCGACCCGGACGGCTTTTATTGGATCGACAGGCCGGATGCTGAGATAGACCTCGGATTTGAAAACGGTGCGGCGGGTCTTTCCTATTTCTATCTGGAGCTGTACAAGTCTACTCAAATTAGTGGCTATTTGCGAATTTCGCAAGAGGGTTTTCGATATATTGGCCGGCACTGGCGGAAGCAATTGCGGATTCAGAATCCGAATGCAAAATATATCGAGCTGAATGTCAATTCAGGTATTGGAAGCATAGCCAGTGCGCTCTTGACGTATTACGAAGAAACACGCGACGAGGGCACCTTGATCGCCTTGCGGGAAATCGCCCTGTATTTGGCCGCGTCCGTCGAATGGGATAACGGCGATGCGGGCTGGACCGGACTTCCTTATTACGCCTTAGGAGATTCCGGCCTTGCCCTCCTCATGCTGAAGCTTGCCGCCGTGCTGGACGACAAGCAATTGCATGCGCTGGCAGTCACCTCGGCCCGCACGATCGTAAAGAGCCAACGCCCGAATTCTCGGGGAGGAGCGGCGTGGGATGTAAAGCCCTTCGGTTATCCGTACAGCTTTCCCAATTTCGTGATCGGAACTTCCGGTATCGGTTATGTGATGTCGGTATTCTATGCCTATACCCAAGACCAAACTTTCCTGGCTTCTGCCAGGTCGGCAGCGGATTATCTGAATGCGATATCCGTACCGCTGAAAGACGGGGCGCTTGTTCCTCTAATGGATGACCCTCAGGACAGAACTTTTTATTTAGGCGCCTGCCATGGTGCGGGCGGAACCTCCAAAATATTTTATCAGCTGTATCTGTTGACGGGAGAAACCCGTTATAAGAGCACGGTCGAGAACATGAGCAAAGGAATTCTCAGCTTCGGGGCACCGGAAATTCAATCCTCCGGCTACTGGAACAATACTTGCGTCTGCTGCGGCACGGCGGCGATTCTTCAGTTCCATCTTGCTTTGTTTACGGCGTTCGGGGATCGGCATTACCTCGATGTCGCGAAGCGCTGCGCCGGTGTGCTTCTGGGCGAAGCGGAAGACGTTGGACATGACAAAATAGCTTGGCCTCTTGCGGAGACTCGCTTAGAGCCAGAGAAGCTCACCGTGAACAAAGGGTATATGCACGGCGCGGCGGGAATCGCAAGTACACTGCTCCAGCTGTACCAAGCGCTAAACGGAGCTTTTCATTGGAATCGCTTGATGGACGACCCCTATCCAAAGCACTTCGAACCTAATCCTAATGTGAGGTGA
- a CDS encoding metal-dependent hydrolase family protein, with protein MKVLIKNANVFDGRHAELQEKVNIVIEHNLVRDIVSGSIPESGFAAVYDAGNHTVIPGLTDAHVHLSITGDSLSDGWRIDEKAVRSVRFAREMLLRGFTTVRDAGGITFGLKKNIDNGYLEGPRILPSNSMISQTSGHGDIRANHAEERITDRIYASADLNSKLSVIADGVDEVIRAVREQLFLGASQIKLMAGGGFSSAYDPLPTVQFSLEEMKAAVCAAADYGTYVMAHLYTPQSMRRAANAGVKCFEHATMLDEETARIVAGQGIWITPGPQLGREYPLEGLPKSVIKLIEDFRRGERISTELINKYNLPILYGTDAFGNTDKAAEIQLDDFRLYKARFGSYRGLVAATGNAHELLKLSTYQNPYPEGKIGVLEEGSFADLLMIRGNPVKDLAILSDVNNIRFIMKNAVVYKNML; from the coding sequence TTGAAGGTTCTAATTAAAAATGCCAATGTGTTTGACGGCAGACACGCCGAATTGCAGGAGAAAGTGAACATTGTCATCGAGCACAATCTGGTCAGGGACATCGTCAGCGGATCGATTCCGGAAAGCGGATTTGCAGCGGTGTACGATGCGGGAAACCATACCGTCATACCGGGCTTGACCGATGCGCATGTGCATTTATCCATTACCGGCGACTCTCTGTCGGACGGCTGGCGTATTGACGAGAAAGCGGTCCGTTCGGTCCGATTTGCCAGGGAAATGCTGCTTCGCGGCTTTACAACCGTGCGCGACGCGGGCGGCATCACCTTCGGCTTGAAGAAAAACATCGACAACGGTTATCTTGAAGGCCCCAGGATCCTGCCTTCCAACTCCATGATCTCGCAGACCAGCGGACATGGCGATATTCGGGCGAATCATGCAGAAGAACGAATCACCGATAGAATATATGCCTCCGCCGATTTGAACAGCAAGCTATCGGTCATTGCCGACGGTGTGGACGAAGTGATTCGTGCAGTAAGGGAACAGTTGTTTTTGGGAGCGTCCCAAATAAAGCTGATGGCGGGAGGAGGATTCAGCTCCGCTTACGATCCTCTTCCAACCGTACAGTTCAGTTTGGAAGAAATGAAGGCCGCCGTCTGCGCAGCCGCCGACTACGGCACCTATGTCATGGCGCATCTGTATACGCCGCAGTCCATGCGCCGCGCGGCCAATGCGGGTGTAAAGTGCTTCGAGCACGCCACGATGCTCGATGAAGAAACTGCCAGAATCGTTGCCGGTCAGGGCATTTGGATCACCCCAGGCCCGCAATTGGGAAGGGAGTATCCGCTGGAAGGGCTGCCGAAATCCGTTATTAAGCTCATTGAAGATTTTCGCAGGGGCGAAAGAATTTCGACCGAATTGATCAACAAATACAACCTGCCCATTCTGTATGGAACCGACGCCTTCGGCAATACCGATAAAGCCGCAGAAATCCAGCTTGACGATTTCCGCTTATACAAAGCGCGGTTCGGCAGTTATCGCGGCCTCGTCGCGGCGACAGGAAATGCGCATGAGCTTCTTAAGTTATCCACCTATCAGAATCCCTATCCAGAGGGCAAAATCGGGGTTCTGGAGGAAGGCTCGTTTGCGGATTTGCTCATGATCAGGGGTAATCCGGTTAAGGATCTGGCTATTCTGTCGGATGTAAACAATATTCGGTTCATTATGAAAAACGCAGTAGTGTATAAGAACATGCTCTAA
- a CDS encoding response regulator, translating to MYSIFLVDDEALELETLRDYIRWEEMGIYVVGTAGNGRDALEKIEAIRPDIVLTDVQMPIMNGIDLARNLNERYDWIQVMFLTGHDEFHYVKSALHAGAVGYLLKPLDLNEIESVITKVKQLCEESRMKLRSIEAAKAKILKELSGEKNTEQAAGLAHSFSLLARQPETARYALALFSVDPKEAEGEQQSLEEWMSRLTAYLGHFFKLKNLETVFVPYKEGEIGVYMEAAKQPGHYAWEDLAESIRRALDFTVTAAVGGQETALPNIHELYEQTRVILNERFYEGAGKVIHGAAVREQFYSEHLPPFERKAWFDLINRLDFEQAAQQLHRYFRGLAALRVKQKNICGWAIELTGELLELHKPAPEGFKRAELYHSIYNALTLHEIEDLILGTAGTAVSMLGERFMDKNDKLVHKVRTVIDQQYDMPITINSLSEQVYLSPNYLRSIFKDKTGMTIHDYLTRTRLGKAKELLADGSLRIQDIAQRVGYESTSYFISLFVKNLGVTPNEFRKSI from the coding sequence GTGTACAGTATTTTTCTGGTAGACGATGAGGCGCTTGAGCTTGAAACGCTGAGAGACTATATACGCTGGGAAGAGATGGGGATCTATGTTGTCGGCACCGCCGGCAACGGCAGGGATGCCCTGGAGAAGATAGAGGCTATCCGGCCGGACATTGTGCTTACGGATGTGCAGATGCCAATTATGAACGGTATTGACCTTGCCCGGAATCTAAACGAACGTTATGACTGGATTCAGGTGATGTTCTTAACCGGGCACGATGAATTCCATTATGTGAAATCCGCCCTCCATGCCGGAGCTGTCGGTTATCTGCTGAAGCCGCTGGATCTGAATGAAATTGAGAGCGTTATCACCAAAGTGAAGCAGCTCTGCGAGGAATCGCGGATGAAGCTTCGTTCCATAGAGGCTGCCAAAGCCAAGATTCTCAAGGAGCTTTCCGGTGAAAAAAATACGGAACAGGCTGCCGGACTTGCGCACAGCTTCAGCCTGCTGGCCCGCCAGCCGGAGACAGCCCGTTATGCGCTGGCCTTATTCAGTGTCGATCCCAAGGAGGCGGAAGGGGAGCAGCAGAGTCTGGAGGAGTGGATGAGCAGATTAACGGCTTATCTGGGCCATTTTTTCAAGCTGAAGAACCTGGAAACGGTCTTTGTCCCTTATAAGGAAGGGGAGATAGGCGTGTATATGGAAGCTGCGAAGCAGCCGGGCCACTATGCCTGGGAGGACCTCGCCGAATCGATCCGCAGGGCGCTGGATTTCACGGTAACCGCTGCAGTCGGCGGGCAGGAGACCGCTCTCCCCAATATCCATGAGCTGTATGAGCAGACGCGTGTGATCCTGAATGAGCGTTTCTATGAAGGAGCGGGCAAAGTCATTCATGGCGCAGCGGTGCGTGAGCAGTTCTACAGCGAACATCTCCCGCCGTTTGAACGCAAGGCATGGTTCGATTTGATTAACCGGCTGGATTTCGAACAGGCTGCACAGCAGCTCCACCGGTATTTCAGGGGACTCGCGGCACTGCGGGTCAAGCAAAAAAACATTTGCGGCTGGGCCATTGAGCTGACCGGCGAGCTGCTGGAGCTGCACAAGCCTGCCCCTGAAGGCTTCAAGCGCGCGGAGCTGTATCATTCCATCTATAATGCGCTGACCCTGCATGAGATTGAGGATTTGATACTGGGTACGGCCGGGACTGCGGTGAGCATGCTGGGTGAACGTTTCATGGACAAAAATGATAAGCTCGTCCATAAGGTCCGTACCGTAATCGATCAGCAGTATGATATGCCGATTACCATCAACAGCCTGTCGGAGCAGGTGTATTTGTCGCCTAACTATTTACGGTCCATCTTCAAGGACAAGACCGGCATGACGATTCACGACTATCTGACGCGCACCCGGCTCGGCAAGGCGAAGGAGCTGCTGGCCGACGGCTCGCTCAGGATTCAGGATATCGCACAGCGTGTCGGCTATGAGAGCACGTCTTATTTCATCTCCCTGTTTGTGAAGAATCTGGGCGTCACTCCGAATGAGTTCCGCAAGAGTATCTGA
- a CDS encoding amino acid ABC transporter permease produces MNIKPQFIVEAFKSAVSYIPTTLLITFVVVVIGLFFGVIFAALRTYRIPVFSLVADGFVIAFKAIPINLILVVSSILFVTHFDSIARLLHLTVTIRDVSRIYVGIFALSLPSIAHMSEYIRGSLLSVDKGQYEAGYTVGLSFFKTFRRIIIPQMMIVFVPSLTGIVIALMKATSLVILIGVVDVLNGALKYANLYFSYFEAYLAAALVYWGLSLIVEFLGKALEKSIGKYRGEAA; encoded by the coding sequence ATGAATATTAAACCGCAGTTTATAGTAGAAGCGTTTAAGAGTGCCGTATCCTACATCCCCACTACGCTGCTTATCACATTCGTGGTGGTCGTGATCGGATTGTTTTTCGGAGTCATTTTCGCAGCACTTCGGACATACCGCATTCCGGTGTTTTCGCTCGTTGCCGATGGTTTCGTTATTGCTTTCAAGGCGATTCCGATCAATTTAATTTTAGTCGTATCCAGCATTCTATTTGTTACGCATTTTGATAGTATTGCAAGATTATTGCACTTGACCGTTACGATACGGGATGTCAGTCGCATTTATGTCGGTATCTTTGCGCTTTCTTTGCCTTCTATTGCCCACATGAGCGAATATATTAGAGGCTCGCTCTTATCGGTTGACAAAGGCCAGTATGAAGCCGGATATACGGTCGGATTAAGTTTTTTTAAGACTTTTCGGCGAATCATCATTCCACAGATGATGATTGTGTTTGTACCCTCACTAACGGGGATCGTCATTGCGCTGATGAAGGCAACCTCCCTTGTTATCTTGATCGGAGTCGTCGATGTTCTTAATGGGGCATTAAAATACGCAAACTTGTACTTTAGTTACTTTGAAGCTTATCTGGCAGCCGCATTGGTTTACTGGGGACTCAGCCTCATTGTTGAGTTTTTGGGCAAAGCATTGGAAAAAAGCATCGGAAAATACAGGGGTGAAGCCGCATGA
- a CDS encoding amino acid ABC transporter ATP-binding protein translates to MIEIKNIHKSFGKNKILKGVDVHVDKGEVVVILGASGSGKTTLLRSIVFLEKADQGTLTIGEKTTEFKKAKKRDILEFRQKTAFVFQNHNLFNNKTALENVTEGLIIGRKIPKAEAIKIAKNALVKVGLADRNDYYPSQLSGGQQQRVGIARAVALSPEVILFDEPTSALDPELIGETLSLIKKIASEGITMIIVTHEISFAHDVASKVIFMDGGVIVEQGIPSEVLVRPKEERTRQFLRRILEPIEFNI, encoded by the coding sequence ATGATCGAAATAAAAAACATCCACAAATCCTTTGGGAAAAATAAAATTCTTAAAGGTGTGGACGTTCATGTCGATAAAGGCGAAGTTGTTGTCATTCTAGGCGCAAGCGGCTCGGGTAAAACGACCCTTCTGAGAAGCATCGTTTTTTTGGAAAAAGCCGATCAAGGCACGCTCACCATTGGAGAGAAGACTACCGAGTTTAAGAAGGCGAAAAAACGGGATATTCTTGAATTTCGTCAAAAAACGGCGTTTGTATTCCAGAATCACAATCTGTTCAATAACAAGACCGCATTGGAGAATGTGACTGAGGGTTTGATCATCGGGAGAAAAATCCCGAAAGCCGAAGCGATTAAAATCGCTAAGAACGCATTGGTCAAGGTGGGACTGGCCGACCGGAACGACTATTATCCGTCGCAGCTTTCCGGCGGACAGCAACAACGCGTCGGCATCGCCAGAGCAGTTGCGCTAAGTCCGGAAGTGATCCTGTTTGACGAGCCGACATCGGCTTTGGATCCGGAATTGATCGGCGAAACCTTGTCGCTGATCAAGAAGATCGCGAGTGAAGGCATCACCATGATTATCGTCACGCATGAAATCTCGTTTGCCCACGATGTGGCCAGCAAGGTCATTTTTATGGACGGCGGCGTTATCGTGGAGCAAGGAATTCCGAGCGAAGTGTTGGTCCGGCCAAAGGAAGAACGAACGAGGCAGTTTTTGAGAAGAATTTTGGAGCCAATTGAATTCAATATCTAA
- a CDS encoding glycoside hydrolase family 95 protein, whose protein sequence is MNDYRLWYSAPAAGWAQGLPLGNGRLGAVVMAAPHREVWSMSEVTYWSGQTDPAPTSGGGKAALEEMRQHFFSGDYEGGDRLAKQHLQPAKQNFGTNLGLCEVVIDFEEQKQEQVSGEAGHFRRELDLTNAVAGAVYQGKSAVLHREVFASHAGNLVASRIWSSLPGEVSFTLSLVNGTEPFPAAAADGDSLEFRSQATEHIHSNGACGVHAKGLVKVEISGGTIHSGNGRLTVTGADEARIYFAVSTDYRRTGPEWESESRSTIEQAAGKGYEQLREEHIADYRREYDKVSIQLGRSDKADLPTDERIQSLGRDGVEDPQLFALFLQYGRYLTIAGSRADSPLPLHLQGIWNDGEACRMGWSCDYHLDVNTQMNYYPTEITNLGDSHLPLMRYIEELAQAGRPTANRLYGSGGWVAHVFSNVWGFTLPGWETSWGLNVTGGLWLATHLIRHYEYSLDREFLEQQAYPVLKEAAAFYLDYMCVHPEYGWLVTGPANSPENSFYPGDPGEGAQQLSMGPTMDQILVRELFEFCLMSAELLDRDEDFQRVLQEAISMLPPLQIGKKGQLQEWLEDYEEAQPEHRHLSHMFALYPGNGITPGRTPELSGAARVTLENRMLQNELEDVEFTAALFGLGFARLHDGEKAYKHISHLIGGLCFDNLFTYSKSGIAGAESNIFVIDGNFGGTAVIAEMLLQSHADEIHLLPALPAAWSTGAVSGLRAKGNTEVDAVWNNGQLTSAEIRTFSPGTVTVRWGEQRTSFQAEAGGSYRLGSRLELLP, encoded by the coding sequence ATGAACGACTATAGATTATGGTATTCGGCCCCCGCAGCGGGGTGGGCCCAGGGACTGCCTCTGGGCAACGGCAGATTAGGAGCCGTTGTAATGGCTGCTCCGCACCGTGAAGTGTGGAGCATGAGCGAGGTCACCTACTGGTCCGGACAGACCGATCCGGCGCCAACTTCTGGAGGAGGCAAGGCTGCGCTGGAAGAGATGCGCCAGCATTTCTTCAGCGGGGATTACGAAGGGGGCGACCGTCTTGCCAAGCAGCATCTGCAGCCGGCGAAGCAGAATTTCGGTACGAACCTCGGATTATGCGAGGTAGTGATAGATTTCGAGGAGCAGAAGCAGGAACAGGTGTCAGGGGAAGCCGGGCACTTCCGGCGCGAGCTGGATCTGACGAATGCGGTGGCCGGAGCGGTGTATCAGGGCAAGAGCGCGGTGCTGCACCGTGAGGTCTTCGCTTCGCATGCCGGTAATCTGGTGGCTTCAAGAATTTGGAGCAGCCTGCCTGGCGAAGTGTCCTTTACGCTGAGTCTGGTGAACGGGACGGAGCCGTTCCCAGCGGCAGCTGCGGATGGCGACAGTCTGGAATTCAGGAGTCAGGCGACAGAACATATACACAGCAACGGCGCTTGCGGGGTCCATGCCAAAGGGTTGGTCAAAGTGGAAATTTCCGGCGGAACAATTCATAGCGGAAACGGCCGGCTGACAGTCACCGGAGCCGATGAGGCCCGGATATACTTCGCAGTCAGCACCGATTACCGCCGTACAGGTCCGGAATGGGAATCTGAAAGCCGCAGCACCATTGAGCAGGCGGCAGGCAAAGGCTACGAACAGCTGAGAGAGGAGCATATTGCTGATTACCGCCGGGAGTATGACAAGGTGAGTATCCAGCTGGGCCGCTCAGATAAGGCTGATCTTCCTACCGATGAGCGTATTCAATCCCTGGGAAGGGACGGCGTGGAGGATCCGCAGCTGTTCGCGCTGTTCCTGCAGTACGGGCGTTATCTCACAATCGCCGGCTCCCGGGCGGATTCGCCGCTGCCGCTGCATCTGCAGGGCATCTGGAATGACGGCGAGGCCTGCCGGATGGGCTGGAGCTGCGATTATCATCTGGATGTCAACACCCAGATGAATTATTATCCTACGGAGATTACGAATCTGGGGGACAGCCATCTTCCGCTGATGCGCTATATCGAAGAGCTGGCACAGGCGGGAAGACCGACTGCAAACCGGCTGTACGGCAGCGGAGGCTGGGTCGCCCATGTATTCTCCAATGTCTGGGGCTTCACACTTCCGGGCTGGGAGACTTCATGGGGACTCAATGTTACGGGCGGATTATGGCTTGCTACACATCTGATCCGGCATTATGAATACAGCCTGGACCGTGAATTCCTGGAGCAACAGGCTTATCCTGTACTCAAGGAGGCCGCAGCCTTCTACCTGGATTATATGTGCGTCCATCCCGAATACGGCTGGCTGGTTACCGGCCCGGCCAATTCGCCGGAGAACAGCTTCTATCCCGGTGACCCCGGGGAGGGGGCGCAGCAGTTGTCCATGGGGCCGACGATGGATCAGATTCTGGTCCGGGAGCTGTTTGAATTCTGCCTGATGTCGGCAGAGCTGCTGGACAGGGATGAGGATTTCCAGCGGGTACTGCAGGAAGCTATATCTATGCTTCCGCCGCTTCAGATCGGCAAGAAAGGGCAGCTGCAGGAATGGCTGGAGGATTATGAGGAAGCCCAGCCGGAGCACCGGCATCTGTCCCATATGTTCGCGCTGTATCCCGGCAACGGGATCACTCCCGGCCGGACACCGGAGCTTAGCGGGGCGGCCAGAGTGACGCTGGAGAACCGTATGCTCCAGAATGAGCTGGAGGATGTGGAATTCACCGCGGCTTTGTTCGGGCTTGGCTTTGCCAGACTGCATGACGGGGAGAAGGCTTACAAGCATATCTCCCACCTGATTGGCGGCCTGTGCTTCGATAATCTGTTCACCTATTCCAAATCGGGCATTGCCGGAGCGGAGAGCAATATCTTCGTCATCGACGGGAATTTCGGCGGTACGGCTGTGATTGCCGAGATGCTGCTGCAAAGCCATGCAGATGAGATTCATCTGCTGCCTGCACTACCTGCGGCCTGGAGCACCGGAGCGGTATCCGGACTGCGGGCCAAGGGCAATACAGAGGTGGATGCTGTCTGGAATAATGGACAGCTGACGTCAGCCGAGATACGCACCTTCTCTCCGGGAACGGTGACGGTGCGCTGGGGAGAGCAAAGAACCTCCTTCCAGGCGGAAGCAGGAGGAAGCTACAGATTAGGCAGCCGGCTGGAGCTGTTGCCATAA